One segment of Hippopotamus amphibius kiboko isolate mHipAmp2 chromosome 4, mHipAmp2.hap2, whole genome shotgun sequence DNA contains the following:
- the LRRC74A gene encoding leucine-rich repeat-containing protein 74A has product MDNDEPLEPETKDESDAVSVSQSSDETLYCEAEPPTAVEKEKPARESSETDLEIEDTEKFSTTGQRELYLEACKLVGVVPISYFIRNMEESCVNLSHHGLGPKGTKAIAIALVSNTTVLTLELADNCIMEEGILSLVEMLQENYYLQEMNISDNDLGLQGARILSEFLHNNTSSLSSLQLSGNNFKEESAELFCQALLTNYRIKSLDLSHNQFSDKAGEYLGQMLAINVGLQSLDLSWNSLCLRGAVALSNGLQANVSLRKLDLSMNSFGNEGAAALGEVLRLNNCLVYIDLSSNNISNEGLSNISRGLELNESLKVLKLYLNPISMDGAVLLILAIKRNPKSKMEDIDISNVLVSEQFVKILDGVCAVHPQLDVIYKAVRGISNKKTLFTWTSPVKLIQSYADQHKISVLDFFRSLNPSGETKMPVGEFRKAMIQQNKVPVNRYQVRELIKMLGQKTDMVDFRLARPRHLAASGLPFCPGQASRSL; this is encoded by the exons ATGGACAATGACGAACCTCTTGAGCCTGAGACTAAAG ATGAGAGTGACGCTGTGTCAGTCTCGCAGAGCAGTGATGAAACACTCTACTGTGAGGCTGAACCCCCCACGGCTGTGGAAAAAGAGAAACCAGCCCGGGAGAGCTCAGAAACAGACCTTGAGATTGAAG ATACCGAAAAATTTTCCACCACTGGACAAAGGGAGTTGTACCTGGAGGCCTGCAAACTGGTGGGCGTAGTGCCCATCTCCTACTTCATCCGGAACATGGAGGAGTCCTGCGTGAACCTCAGTCATCATGGGCTGGGCCCCAAGGGTACCAAGGCTATTGCTATAGCCCTGGTG TCCAACACGACTGTCCTCACGCTGGAACTGGCAGACAACTGTATCATGGAGGAGGGGATCTTGAGCCTGGTGGAGATGCTACAGGAGAACTACTACCTGCAGGAGATG AATATTTCCGACAATGATCTTGGCTTGCAGGGGGCCAGAATCCTCTCTGAATTCCTCCATAATAACACCTCTTCGCTCTCTAGTCTTCAGCTTTCAG GGAATAACTTCAAGGAAGAATCCGCAGAGCTGTTTTGCCAAGCCCTGTTG ACCAACTATAGAATTAAGTCGCTGGATCTCAGTCACAACCAATTCTCTGACAAGGCAGGAGAGTACCTGGGACAGATGCTGG CCATCAACGTAGGGCTCCAGTCGCTGGATTTGAGCTGGAACAGCCTCTGCCTCCGGGGAGCGGTGGCCTTGAGCAACGGTCTCCAG GCTAATGTGTCCCTGAGGAAACTGGATCTCTCCATGAACAGCTTTGGGAACGAGGGGGCTGCAGCCCTAGGGGAGGTCCTCAGACTCAACAACTGCCTGGTCTACATAGACCTCAGCAGCAACAACATCAGCAACGAAGGGCTGTCCAACATCAGCAGAGGACTGGAGTTGAACGAAAGCCTCAAAGTTCTGAAG cTTTACCTGAACCCTATAAgtatggatggggctgtgttacTTATCCTGGCCATCAAGAGGAACCCCAAATCCAAGATGGAGGATATTGACATTTCC AATGTGCTGGTGTCCGAGCAGTTCGTGAAAATATTGGATGGGGTGTGTGCCGTCCACCCCCAGCTGGACGTGATATACAAGGCAGTGCGAGGCATCTCTAACAAGAAAACCCTCTTCACGTGGACAAGCCCCGTGAAACTGATCCAG AGCTATGCAGACCAACACAAAATCTCAGTCCTGGACTTCTTCAGGAGCCTGAACCCTAGTGGAGAGACGAAGATGCCTGTGGGCGAGTTCCGGAAAGCTATGATACAG cAGAACAAGGTCCCTGTAAACCGGTACCAAGTCAGGGAGCTGATAAAGATGCTGGGTCAGAAGACAGACATGGTGGACTTCAGGTTAGCCCGGCCCCGCCACCTGGCCGCATCTGGGCTGCCCTTCTGCCCGGGGCAGGCCTCCCGTTCCCTCTAA